One stretch of Flavobacteriales bacterium DNA includes these proteins:
- a CDS encoding PKD domain-containing protein, which yields MIKNITLIIVSLLFLISAQTSAQTVYNSANTGNWNVAATWQITTYIFVPTPFPHFVPVTAPATTPPTATDYVSINDGHTVTAAANANAASVTVYSTSTLTPAKLILNSGVTLTTDSLYLYPTGDGNSSLDNDGTINTSKVELNTSNAAALATLTNNGAITTTQSVFNEATGTANLTINSGGTYTTSTFTTNNTAAANTIIDLSSGTGVFETSNSFSGNDLTLTGGSAGSVVRFAGTAAITIPAATTTFVFDNIEISNTTGASINAQLTASNFNGSISTIGSGIFNLNNFDIAVPGDINNAGTINANANIDLAGDFISSGTFTSSGSNINLEGDWNNTGTYTHQSGDIVTLDGTSAGASIIGNNNFYELVINKSGQTVSVPSGNQDITSILDLDAGTFNVSAGANVTLLSSASGTAQLDVIEAGATYTGDLVVQRFLAMGNDGWRELTSPVTSTTLANWQDDGVILTGFTGADYDASNWYGWINSWTYSEPSASGTKDNGWTAATSNTNPTAFTNGHRIYIGTGNTTLSVKGAPNNGFTLANVTNGGSGSGDDQNGWNLIGNPYPCTIDWNTLTPVSVDAAYWIWNATAGNYGVYQTGAGSGTNGVDNHIAHSQAFWVHASAASGFLIFSETSKVRNDKAFVKSSNNDEFVRIKLSGAVNSYSDEAILTFNQNATAQYDAGIDQNKLFTELTQAAPSLAITTTDNYNLSIAGVNEFMSTTIPLKAYAGDSAHGNYTIEFDFPENTLINSCVTLEDLETGIITDLKTTPAYSFVTTASSPQDRFLIHITSPFESTVLSPSCANLTDGSIEIEGANVNGNTFTLANSSGVITSVVATGSQISFEDLPSGDYTVTSSQSSACGYNSLNITITNPQEVIASFELNSATIYLDDNATITPQNNSTGDNYSWDFGDGNISFDENPSHTYSAPGTYTITLTVESNGCESTFTSTIEVKATTSIEDLTANKFEVISFDSYITVNFKALLTNATLSITDLSGKQVYSQSINGNTISINTDQYANGSYLINVYSNQEVYTKKVIIQ from the coding sequence ATGATAAAAAATATTACACTTATAATTGTCTCATTATTATTTTTAATCAGTGCTCAAACAAGTGCTCAAACAGTCTATAATAGTGCCAATACAGGAAACTGGAATGTCGCTGCTACATGGCAGATTACCACTTATATTTTTGTACCGACTCCTTTTCCACATTTCGTACCGGTTACTGCTCCAGCAACAACCCCTCCTACTGCTACAGATTATGTATCGATTAATGATGGGCACACGGTAACTGCAGCAGCCAATGCTAACGCAGCATCCGTAACGGTATATTCCACCTCTACACTTACACCAGCTAAACTTATTTTAAATTCAGGTGTAACGTTAACTACCGACAGTTTATATTTATATCCAACTGGTGATGGAAACTCTTCTCTTGATAATGATGGGACAATTAATACTTCTAAAGTTGAGCTTAACACTTCTAATGCTGCAGCATTAGCAACATTGACGAATAATGGAGCAATAACAACTACGCAATCTGTATTTAATGAAGCTACTGGTACAGCCAATTTAACCATTAATTCAGGGGGGACTTATACCACAAGTACATTCACCACAAATAATACAGCAGCTGCAAATACCATCATCGATCTATCATCAGGGACAGGGGTATTTGAAACTTCAAACTCTTTTTCGGGTAATGACCTTACGCTGACAGGAGGAAGTGCTGGTAGTGTTGTTAGGTTCGCTGGTACTGCTGCCATTACAATTCCTGCTGCTACGACAACTTTTGTTTTTGATAACATTGAAATTTCGAATACCACAGGTGCTTCCATCAATGCACAATTAACGGCTTCTAATTTCAATGGGAGTATTAGTACAATAGGAAGTGGAATTTTTAATTTGAACAACTTTGACATTGCTGTTCCTGGAGACATCAATAATGCAGGAACAATCAATGCGAATGCTAATATAGATTTAGCTGGAGATTTTATTTCAAGCGGTACATTTACTTCTTCTGGATCTAATATTAATTTAGAAGGTGATTGGAATAATACAGGAACATATACTCATCAAAGTGGAGATATTGTAACACTAGATGGAACTAGCGCTGGCGCTTCAATTATCGGTAACAACAATTTTTATGAATTAGTGATTAATAAATCAGGGCAGACTGTTAGTGTTCCTTCTGGTAACCAAGATATTACAAGTATATTAGATTTAGATGCTGGAACTTTTAACGTTTCTGCTGGAGCTAATGTAACCCTATTGAGTAGTGCTAGTGGTACTGCGCAATTAGATGTCATTGAAGCAGGTGCTACATATACTGGAGATCTAGTCGTACAACGTTTTTTAGCGATGGGCAATGATGGATGGAGAGAGCTTACCTCTCCTGTAACAAGTACAACTTTAGCTAACTGGCAAGACGATGGAGTCATTTTAACAGGTTTTACAGGAGCCGATTATGATGCTTCAAATTGGTATGGGTGGATTAACTCTTGGACCTATAGCGAACCAAGTGCTTCTGGAACAAAGGATAATGGTTGGACTGCTGCGACTAGCAATACCAATCCTACTGCTTTTACTAACGGTCATCGAATATATATCGGAACTGGAAACACGACTTTATCAGTGAAAGGAGCTCCTAATAATGGCTTTACATTGGCTAATGTAACCAATGGAGGAAGTGGTTCTGGAGATGATCAAAATGGTTGGAACCTTATTGGTAACCCCTACCCATGTACTATTGACTGGAATACACTAACACCTGTAAGTGTAGATGCTGCTTATTGGATTTGGAATGCAACTGCTGGAAATTATGGAGTCTATCAAACTGGAGCTGGATCAGGTACTAATGGAGTTGACAATCATATTGCACATAGTCAAGCGTTTTGGGTACATGCATCAGCAGCAAGTGGTTTCTTAATTTTTTCTGAAACGAGTAAAGTAAGAAATGATAAAGCATTTGTTAAAAGTAGTAACAATGATGAATTTGTAAGAATAAAGTTATCTGGAGCAGTTAACTCATACTCTGATGAAGCAATCCTTACGTTTAATCAAAATGCAACAGCACAATATGATGCTGGGATTGATCAAAATAAGTTATTTACCGAACTTACCCAGGCAGCGCCAAGTTTAGCTATCACTACAACGGACAACTATAATTTATCAATTGCTGGGGTTAATGAATTTATGAGCACAACAATTCCTCTGAAAGCTTATGCTGGTGACAGTGCTCATGGGAATTATACCATTGAATTTGATTTCCCGGAAAACACCTTAATCAACTCATGTGTAACCCTAGAAGACTTAGAAACAGGTATCATTACAGACTTGAAGACAACTCCAGCTTATAGTTTTGTTACAACTGCAAGTTCTCCACAAGATCGTTTCTTAATTCATATTACCTCGCCTTTTGAGTCTACTGTATTATCTCCTTCATGTGCTAACCTAACTGATGGTTCTATTGAAATAGAAGGAGCTAACGTTAACGGTAACACATTTACATTAGCTAACAGTTCTGGAGTGATTACCTCTGTTGTTGCTACTGGTAGTCAAATTTCTTTTGAAGATCTTCCTAGTGGAGATTATACGGTAACTTCATCTCAAAGCTCTGCATGTGGATATAATAGTTTAAATATCACGATTACTAATCCGCAGGAAGTTATTGCAAGTTTTGAACTTAATAGCGCTACTATTTATCTTGATGATAACGCCACAATTACTCCACAAAATAATTCTACAGGCGATAACTATTCTTGGGATTTTGGTGATGGGAATATTAGTTTTGATGAAAATCCATCGCATACTTATAGTGCACCGGGTACTTACACGATTACATTAACAGTTGAAAGCAATGGTTGTGAATCAACATTTACTTCGACTATAGAAGTTAAAGCTACAACATCAATAGAAGACTTAACAGCTAATAAGTTTGAAGTAATTAGTTTCGATAGCTATATCACTGTTAATTTTAAAGCGTTACTAACTAATGCTACTCTTTCGATTACTGACCTTAGTGGAAAACAAGTTTACAGTCAATCAATTAATGGCAATACAATTTCTATAAATACTGATCAATATGCTAATGGAAGCTATTTGATTAATGTATACAGCAATCAAGAAGTATATACTAAGAAAGTTATCATTCAATAA
- the sprA gene encoding cell surface protein SprA, giving the protein MRESNHILLTTTNWIVVLLLCITVQSVVAQEDSTNLIYPMQDGYDPTQSGGSLIDFDDPLNLNYDVQYDPVTGKYVFTSKVGEDINYRPTSSMTLEEYLQYQNNQSMDKYWKDRVDEQVQEAREQNSDNSNFRPKINAGKGVRKIFGSDFIEIRPQGSAELSFGLNISKTENPIIPVKQRRITTFDFDQQIQMNLTGKIGDLMQIGFNYNTEATFDFDNKLKLDYSGEEDDIIQKIEAGNVSMPLNSSLITGSQSLFGIKTELKFGRLTTTTVLSQQKGEKKEIEVAGGAQVNEFELFADNYEENRHYFLNYHFYDNYDASLTTLPVVTSGIQIQRMEVWITNRTNDYDETRNIIAFTDLGESNQTNMENPSWNTNSPSIPDNSHNALYNSVNSNQGIRDYASASNILSGPQYNMSQSVEYEKLQNARLLTSNEYSYNALLGFISLNQSLNNDEVLAVAYQYTYNGNTYQVGEFSTDGIAGQDALYLKLLKSTVRNPKKKLWDLMMKNVYSLGAYQVDQENFRLDIVYTNPSNGIDINYIPKQQVETKLLTQLIQLDRLDQQQRPYSDGVFDFVPVSSSNGVISNAGTINPRNGRVYFTTVEPFGKTLDTQLANAGVSQNVRNTIVFSPLYDSTVTAARQIPELNRFKIKGTYQSSVSSEISLNALNIPEGSVVVTAGGRVLQEGTHYTVDYNLGRVKILDDGILSSGTPIKIALESNSLFSIQTKSLIGTHFDYRINKNANIGATVMHLTEKPLTQKVNIGDEPISNTMLGLDGGFKREAPILTKLVDKIPLINTKEKSSISFSGEVAALIPGHNRAIGDEGNSYIDAFEGSQSAIDIRSYNTWVLASTPQGQQDLFPEGEAYNDLIYGKNRARIAWHVVDPLFLNNNSQTPDYIKDSDIQKDNRTRQVLVSEVFPNQQLGTGQLTNIPVFDLNYYPSERGPYNFDATPNAISAGANPSTGGLNDPASRWGGIMRPLTTNDFEAANVEFIQFWMMDPFSSTTSNSEGEPASNEDSPNTTGGDLYFNLGNISEDILKDGQKSFENGLPADGVYDPQTLTTTEWGRIPTTQVIVNAFDNDPNNRVNQDVGLDGLIDAEESNFFSDFINEISGIVTNPTALQEILDDPSSDDYNYFLDDDYDAQQVDILERYKKFNNPEGNSPSSETSATLNADGYPTSATTLPNVEDINRDNNLNETESYFQYKVSMRPQDMVVGKNFITDRILATDNNSNKQVYWYQFRIPIREYQKKVNDIQDFRAIRFMRMFMHGWSQEAVLRFARLDLIRGQWRTYQGNMLSPGEYIQGEESNTSFVINAVNIEQNGSREPIHYVLPDGIQRQVNYQTANLAQLNEQSLVLDVCGLQDGDARAAFKNVGFDVRNYNKIEMFVHGEKNNEFDDVKDGDATVFVRLGTDFVNNYYEYEMPLKLSPWNNHTPESVWPTENNMVINLANIKQVKKNRNAANFSTFTRYTERDPSDNTRNISVIGNPNLQNLKTIMIGVRNPKKDDPTNLGTNDDGLEKCIEVWVNELRLTDFNQQGGWATIGRLNAQLADFADVSLSGNYSTPYFGSIEQRVGERQQEYVYGVDASTTVQLGKFFGNKTGLQLPMYMGYSNNTIKPLYDPLNPDLNFEKNPEETDEEWQERFRNGSNITERKSLNFTNVRLDPSAKKEKDPKKVKKPRFYDVKNISASYSYNEITHVDINTQLDRKVSYLGGLTYGFSNSPKPWEPFKRNKLFRKSKWLRPIKDFNLYFAPKKLGFRTTMDRTYNEYEIRSNIEGGLTIPNYTKTFNWDRNYDFKYDLTKSLKFDFTASNRAFINDPYGKVDYGAFGYNRESATDSVQTSLRNFGETMNYGHSIKVSYKWPLNKFPITDWISLNTRYSADFDWTQAPLAFSDVGNVVQNSRQIQWNGKLNMTNLYNKVPYFKKINQKSNRRRPTSRRSVGQKKKTEEDDKGKKKEDKEQNKFNILEETAKILMSLKNVSGTYATNDGILLPGFANRTDILGLDENFQGQSWEFVTGGFQEMDIFGRPTSFNYAETAYTNGWLVDTTKFGLINTQHLVTHSEKLNLKATLKPIKGFRIDLTANYNIATRNTSNLGVNGNEFRHLNQQFNGSYSRSIITWNTAFVRDKGDNSDDLQNITFDNLRAIRPEVSHLIAGTNAHSDTTSAESSYAGGYNGAQQDVVIGAFLAAYTGQNVNEKSTNPFRKMPLPNWRISYDGLSKIKWVKKYVRTLSFTHAYRSNFNMGNYTTNLGFESDQLGATELDMAGNFISEKQILNVAITEQFQPLLGANLTLKNGVKGKLEIKKDRNIALSLSNNQITEIKGSELVIGSGYIFKKLQLPFKFNGKKIDPSDLNLDLSISIRDNKTITRKIIENQNQATAGQNMISIKFNGQYNLSKNLMIRAYYDRVVNTPVISTSFPTANTKAGFALRFMLQ; this is encoded by the coding sequence TTGAGAGAATCCAATCACATATTATTGACCACAACCAACTGGATTGTAGTATTACTTTTGTGTATAACTGTTCAATCTGTTGTAGCTCAAGAAGATAGTACTAATCTTATTTACCCCATGCAAGATGGTTACGATCCTACTCAATCTGGTGGAAGTTTAATTGACTTCGACGATCCTCTTAACCTTAATTATGATGTACAATATGACCCAGTAACAGGTAAATATGTATTTACATCTAAAGTTGGGGAAGACATTAACTATCGTCCAACCAGTTCAATGACACTTGAGGAGTATCTACAATACCAAAACAATCAATCCATGGATAAATATTGGAAAGATCGTGTGGATGAACAGGTGCAAGAAGCTAGAGAACAGAATAGTGACAACAGTAATTTTAGACCTAAAATTAATGCGGGTAAAGGTGTTCGTAAAATCTTTGGAAGTGATTTTATTGAGATTAGACCACAAGGTAGTGCTGAGCTAAGTTTTGGATTGAATATCTCTAAAACCGAAAACCCTATTATTCCTGTAAAACAAAGAAGAATTACAACATTTGATTTTGATCAACAGATTCAAATGAATTTAACAGGAAAGATAGGAGACTTAATGCAAATTGGGTTTAACTATAATACAGAAGCAACCTTTGATTTTGATAATAAATTAAAATTAGACTACTCTGGAGAAGAAGATGATATTATCCAAAAAATTGAAGCTGGTAATGTTAGTATGCCACTAAATAGCTCTTTAATTACAGGATCACAAAGTTTATTTGGAATTAAAACGGAGTTAAAATTCGGTCGATTAACCACTACTACAGTATTGTCTCAGCAAAAAGGTGAAAAGAAAGAAATCGAAGTTGCTGGAGGAGCTCAAGTAAATGAATTTGAGCTATTCGCTGACAATTATGAAGAAAACAGACATTACTTTTTAAACTATCATTTTTATGATAATTATGATGCTTCTTTAACCACTCTCCCTGTAGTTACATCTGGAATACAAATCCAAAGAATGGAGGTTTGGATTACCAATAGAACAAATGACTACGATGAAACAAGAAATATCATCGCATTTACCGATTTAGGAGAAAGTAACCAAACGAATATGGAAAATCCTTCTTGGAATACCAATTCTCCATCAATACCAGACAATTCTCATAATGCACTATACAACAGTGTGAATTCTAACCAAGGAATAAGAGACTATGCTTCTGCTTCAAATATATTATCTGGGCCACAATACAATATGAGTCAAAGTGTAGAATATGAAAAGCTTCAAAATGCACGACTATTAACCTCTAACGAATATTCATACAATGCGCTACTGGGATTCATTTCCTTAAATCAGTCACTCAATAACGATGAAGTACTAGCCGTTGCTTATCAATATACCTATAATGGTAACACCTATCAAGTAGGAGAATTTTCAACAGATGGTATTGCTGGACAAGATGCTCTTTATCTAAAACTTCTAAAGTCGACAGTTAGGAACCCTAAAAAGAAACTATGGGACTTGATGATGAAAAATGTTTATTCATTAGGAGCCTATCAAGTGGATCAAGAAAATTTCAGACTGGATATCGTATACACTAACCCTAGTAATGGTATTGATATCAATTATATTCCTAAACAACAAGTAGAGACCAAGTTGTTAACTCAACTCATTCAATTGGATCGTTTGGATCAGCAACAACGTCCATACTCCGATGGTGTATTTGACTTTGTTCCTGTAAGTTCAAGTAATGGCGTAATCAGTAACGCAGGAACTATCAACCCTAGGAATGGTAGGGTTTATTTTACTACTGTAGAACCTTTTGGTAAGACTTTAGACACACAACTGGCAAATGCTGGAGTATCCCAAAATGTGAGGAACACCATTGTTTTTAGTCCGCTATATGACAGTACTGTAACAGCTGCTCGACAAATACCTGAACTTAACCGATTTAAAATAAAGGGAACTTATCAATCTTCTGTTAGTTCTGAGATTTCATTAAATGCCCTTAATATACCAGAAGGTTCTGTTGTTGTAACTGCAGGAGGTAGAGTTTTACAAGAAGGGACACACTATACTGTTGATTACAACCTTGGACGTGTCAAAATTCTTGATGATGGAATTTTAAGCTCTGGTACTCCAATAAAAATTGCTTTAGAAAGTAACTCTTTATTCAGTATTCAAACCAAATCATTGATAGGAACGCATTTTGACTATAGAATTAATAAGAATGCAAATATAGGTGCTACAGTCATGCACCTTACTGAAAAACCGCTAACCCAAAAAGTAAATATTGGAGATGAACCTATTTCTAATACCATGTTAGGGCTTGATGGAGGTTTTAAACGAGAAGCACCAATATTAACCAAACTAGTCGATAAAATCCCTTTGATTAATACAAAAGAAAAATCAAGCATCAGCTTTAGTGGAGAAGTTGCAGCTCTTATTCCTGGGCACAATAGAGCTATTGGAGACGAAGGGAACTCCTACATAGACGCCTTTGAGGGGAGTCAATCTGCAATTGATATTCGTTCATACAACACATGGGTTTTAGCTTCGACTCCGCAAGGACAACAAGATTTATTTCCAGAAGGTGAGGCCTATAATGACTTAATATACGGAAAAAATAGAGCTCGAATTGCTTGGCATGTCGTTGATCCTTTGTTTCTAAATAATAATAGTCAAACTCCCGATTATATTAAGGATAGTGATATCCAAAAAGACAACAGAACAAGACAAGTACTTGTAAGTGAGGTTTTTCCTAACCAACAGTTAGGAACAGGGCAGCTAACCAACATCCCAGTATTTGACTTAAATTACTACCCTTCAGAGCGTGGTCCATATAACTTTGATGCAACTCCAAACGCAATTTCTGCCGGGGCAAACCCTAGTACAGGGGGATTGAATGATCCAGCTTCTAGATGGGGAGGAATTATGCGTCCACTAACAACAAATGATTTTGAAGCAGCTAATGTAGAGTTTATTCAATTTTGGATGATGGATCCTTTTAGTAGTACAACTTCTAACAGTGAGGGTGAACCAGCGTCGAATGAAGATTCTCCTAATACTACAGGTGGAGATCTCTATTTTAACTTAGGTAATATTTCAGAAGATATCTTAAAAGATGGACAAAAATCTTTTGAAAATGGACTTCCAGCAGATGGTGTATATGATCCACAAACGCTCACCACTACAGAATGGGGAAGGATACCAACAACTCAAGTTATTGTGAATGCTTTCGATAACGACCCTAATAATCGTGTTAACCAAGATGTTGGATTAGATGGACTTATCGATGCAGAAGAAAGTAATTTCTTTTCAGATTTTATTAATGAAATTAGTGGAATTGTAACTAATCCAACAGCTTTACAAGAAATTTTAGATGATCCCTCTTCTGATGATTATAACTATTTCTTAGACGATGATTATGACGCGCAACAAGTAGATATTTTAGAACGTTATAAGAAGTTTAACAACCCTGAAGGTAATTCTCCATCTTCTGAAACGTCTGCAACTTTAAATGCTGATGGTTATCCAACTTCTGCCACTACCCTACCAAATGTTGAAGATATAAATAGGGACAATAACTTGAATGAAACAGAAAGCTATTTTCAATATAAAGTAAGTATGCGTCCCCAGGATATGGTTGTTGGAAAGAACTTTATTACAGATAGAATTTTAGCTACAGACAACAACAGTAACAAACAAGTTTATTGGTACCAATTTAGAATTCCAATTAGAGAGTACCAGAAAAAAGTAAACGATATTCAGGACTTTAGAGCAATTCGTTTTATGAGAATGTTTATGCATGGCTGGTCGCAAGAAGCTGTTTTACGTTTTGCACGATTAGACTTAATTAGAGGTCAGTGGCGAACTTATCAAGGGAATATGCTTTCTCCAGGAGAATATATCCAAGGAGAAGAATCGAACACTTCATTTGTTATTAATGCTGTAAACATTGAGCAAAATGGTAGTCGTGAGCCTATTCATTATGTTTTACCTGATGGAATTCAAAGACAAGTGAATTATCAAACAGCAAACTTAGCTCAATTGAACGAGCAATCTTTAGTTTTAGACGTTTGTGGTTTACAAGATGGTGATGCTAGGGCTGCATTTAAAAATGTTGGTTTTGATGTAAGAAATTATAATAAAATTGAAATGTTTGTTCATGGTGAAAAGAACAATGAATTCGATGATGTCAAAGATGGTGATGCTACAGTTTTTGTCCGGTTAGGGACGGATTTTGTAAATAATTACTATGAGTATGAAATGCCACTAAAATTAAGTCCATGGAATAATCATACTCCTGAATCTGTTTGGCCAACTGAGAACAACATGGTGATTAACTTGGCTAACATCAAACAAGTAAAAAAGAATAGAAATGCTGCTAATTTCTCTACCTTTACGCGTTATACGGAGCGTGACCCATCTGATAATACAAGAAATATTTCTGTAATAGGTAATCCTAATCTTCAAAACCTAAAAACCATTATGATTGGGGTTAGAAACCCTAAAAAAGATGACCCTACAAATTTAGGAACGAATGATGATGGGTTAGAAAAATGTATTGAAGTTTGGGTAAATGAATTAAGACTGACTGATTTTAACCAACAAGGAGGATGGGCTACTATTGGTAGGTTGAATGCGCAATTAGCTGACTTTGCTGATGTTTCCCTTTCAGGAAATTATTCTACTCCATACTTTGGAAGTATAGAACAACGTGTAGGAGAAAGGCAACAGGAATATGTTTATGGAGTTGATGCCTCTACCACTGTTCAGCTAGGTAAGTTTTTTGGAAACAAAACTGGTTTACAACTTCCAATGTATATGGGCTATTCCAACAATACCATCAAACCGCTGTACGATCCATTAAATCCAGATTTGAATTTTGAAAAAAATCCAGAAGAAACTGACGAAGAGTGGCAAGAACGCTTTAGAAATGGAAGTAATATCACTGAACGTAAATCTTTAAACTTCACCAATGTTCGTCTTGACCCTTCAGCCAAGAAAGAAAAAGATCCTAAAAAAGTGAAAAAACCTCGTTTTTATGATGTGAAAAACATTTCGGCATCTTATTCATACAATGAGATTACACACGTAGACATTAATACTCAATTAGATCGAAAAGTAAGTTATCTTGGAGGGCTGACTTATGGATTTAGTAATTCTCCTAAGCCTTGGGAACCATTTAAAAGGAATAAGCTTTTTAGAAAATCGAAATGGCTAAGACCCATTAAAGATTTCAACCTTTATTTTGCGCCTAAAAAGCTAGGATTTAGAACAACGATGGACCGTACTTACAATGAGTATGAAATTCGTAGTAATATTGAAGGTGGTTTAACTATTCCTAACTATACAAAAACCTTTAATTGGGATAGAAACTACGACTTTAAATATGATCTAACCAAAAGTTTAAAATTTGATTTTACAGCATCCAATAGAGCATTTATTAATGATCCCTATGGTAAAGTAGATTATGGAGCTTTTGGTTATAATAGAGAATCTGCTACCGATTCCGTTCAAACAAGTTTAAGAAATTTTGGAGAAACGATGAATTACGGTCATTCTATTAAAGTGTCTTATAAATGGCCTTTAAATAAATTCCCAATTACCGACTGGATTTCATTAAACACAAGATATTCGGCTGATTTTGATTGGACCCAAGCACCTCTAGCTTTTAGTGATGTTGGAAATGTTGTCCAAAACTCAAGGCAAATACAATGGAATGGGAAATTGAACATGACCAATTTGTACAATAAAGTTCCTTATTTCAAAAAAATCAATCAAAAGTCGAACAGAAGACGTCCTACTTCTAGAAGAAGTGTTGGCCAAAAGAAAAAAACAGAAGAGGACGATAAAGGCAAAAAGAAAGAGGATAAAGAACAAAATAAATTTAACATCTTAGAAGAAACTGCCAAAATTTTAATGTCGCTAAAGAATGTCTCAGGAACCTACGCAACTAATGATGGAATATTACTTCCTGGATTTGCTAATCGAACGGATATTTTAGGATTAGATGAAAATTTTCAAGGCCAATCTTGGGAATTTGTAACAGGAGGCTTCCAAGAGATGGATATTTTTGGGAGACCAACATCTTTTAATTATGCAGAAACAGCTTATACAAATGGTTGGTTAGTAGATACGACTAAGTTTGGATTAATTAACACTCAACACCTTGTAACCCATTCAGAGAAGTTAAATTTAAAAGCTACTTTAAAACCTATTAAAGGATTTAGAATTGATTTAACAGCCAATTACAATATTGCAACCAGAAATACTTCTAATCTTGGTGTTAATGGCAATGAATTTAGACATTTAAATCAACAGTTTAATGGTTCATATAGCCGTTCAATCATTACATGGAATACTGCATTTGTTAGAGACAAAGGAGACAATAGCGATGATTTACAAAATATAACCTTTGACAATTTAAGAGCGATCAGACCAGAAGTTTCTCACCTTATAGCAGGAACTAATGCACATTCAGACACAACTTCAGCTGAAAGCAGTTATGCAGGGGGGTACAATGGTGCTCAGCAAGATGTTGTCATTGGAGCGTTTTTAGCAGCTTATACTGGTCAAAATGTTAATGAAAAGAGTACCAATCCATTTAGAAAAATGCCATTGCCAAACTGGAGAATCTCGTATGATGGATTATCTAAGATTAAATGGGTTAAGAAGTATGTCAGAACACTATCTTTTACACATGCTTATCGTTCTAACTTTAATATGGGGAACTATACTACAAATTTAGGTTTTGAAAGTGATCAGCTTGGAGCAACAGAACTAGATATGGCTGGAAATTTCATCAGTGAAAAACAAATACTAAATGTTGCTATTACAGAACAATTCCAACCATTATTAGGAGCCAATTTAACCTTAAAAAATGGAGTAAAAGGAAAACTTGAAATAAAGAAAGATAGAAATATTGCATTGAGCTTATCCAACAATCAAATTACAGAAATTAAAGGAAGTGAATTGGTTATTGGTTCAGGATATATTTTTAAGAAATTACAATTGCCGTTTAAATTTAACGGAAAGAAAATTGACCCTAGTGACCTTAATTTAGATTTAAGTATTTCTATTAGGGATAATAAGACTATAACTCGTAAAATTATAGAGAATCAAAACCAAGCAACTGCTGGACAAAATATGATTTCGATCAAATTTAATGGACAATATAATCTTAGTAAAAACTTAATGATTAGAGCCTATTATGATCGAGTAGTAAATACCCCTGTAATTTCTACGTCATTCCCTACAGCAAATACAAAAGCTGGATTTGCATTAAGGTTTATGTTACAGTAA